CGTGGCCGATGTGCATGCCGCCGTTCGGGTACGGGTAGGGGACGGTCACGAACGTCGCTTCCGACGGGTCTCGACCGTCCGGATCGGCCTCGTACCGATCCGACTCCACCCACCGCTCGCGCCAGCGCGCCTCGAGTTTCTTTGGCTCGTAGCCGTCACTCTCCTCGGCAGTGGCATCTCGAGAATCCCGTCCTCGAGCGTCCCGATTCACACCGATCCCTCGATAACCGGCCCGTCGGTGGCCCGGAAGGAGGTCGCGTTCGGCGGTCGAATTCGAGTTCGCTGGGCGTCGAAGTCGTCGTCGAGCCGTCGTCTCATGCTCGATCCTACTCGCGAGAACGATAAAATACTGGCGTGGTGACAGGCCAGACCTGTCATCAATTCCGGTATTTCAGAACCCCGAACGCTACTCCTCGATCTCGATCGCCGGCCGGCCTGGCTCCGCGTTCGAGAGCACCGAGTCGTCGGCGTCTTCGGCGCGAACCACGCTGACTGGCGCGTCGAACTCTCGTTCGATCAGCCAGGCCGCCGATTCGAGAGCCGCGTGTTCCTCGTCGGGGTCGAGCGTCGTCGACAGCGCCTCTCGCTCTGCTTGCAGGTCCTGACCGTAACTCGCGGCGGCATCGCCCTGCTCGCGGATGTGTGATTCCTGCATGAGTTCGCCGATCAGGTTGTCCGCGTCGCTCTCGACCGCGATCTCGAGGGCGTCGTACTTCCAGTCGGGGGCGACGACGACGTCGATTTCCTGCGGGTCGTCGATACCGGCCACGTCGACGATCTGGCGAACGTCCTCGCGGGTGTTCTCGACGAGTTTGCGCCGTTTCTCGACGTGATCGCGGTCGACCGTCGCGGTCGGCCAGCCGGCCTCGACGACGAAGCCGCCGTCCTCGTCCTCGAGTTGCTCGTAGAGTTCCTCCGCGAGGTGGGGCGCGACCGGCGCAAGCAGACGAACGACGGCCGACAGCCCGCGCTCGTAGGTCTCGGCGTGCGGTTCGGCGTAGTCGGCGTACTGCCGGAGCGTTCGGACCAGGTCCTGGGTCTCGCGAAGCGCGCGGTTGAACGTCAGGTCGGCGTACTTCTCGGCGGCGATAGCGAGCGTCGCGTCGATTTCGCTCTCGACGTAGCTCGCGACGGCGTCGTCTTCGCCCGCGGGCGCGTCCGCGACGTAGTCCTGGACCATCCCCTGCAATCGCGTGAGGAACGCGTAGGTCGACCGGACGCCCTCCTCGCTCCAGTCGAAGTCACGCTCGGGCTGAGCGGCCTGCATCATGAACAACCGGGCGGTGTCGGCACCGTACTCCTCGACGATTCGCTGCGGCGAGACGGTGTTGCCCTTCGACTTGGACATCTTCTCGCCCTCGAGTTGGACCATCCCCTGGGCGAGCAGATTCGTAAACGGTTCGCGGTGTTCGAGACCCTCGTGGTCGGAGAGCACCTTCGTGAAGAACCGCGAGTACAGCAGGTGCATCACGGCGTGCTCGATGCCGCCGACGTACTGGTCGACCGGCATCCAGTCGTTGGCCCGCTCGATGTCGAAGGGAGCGTCCTCGAGGTCGGGCGAGACGTACCGCAGGAAGTACCACGAGGAGTCGACGAAGGTGTCCATCGTGTCGGTCTCCCGTTCGGCCGGGCCGCCGCAGTCGGGGCAGGCCGTCTCCTTCCACTGCTCGGCGGCGTCCAGCGGGTTCCCGGTGGTATTGATGAACTCCGGTAACTCGACTGGTAGGTCCTCTTCGGGCACCATCACGGGGCCGCAGTCGGCACAGTGGACGACCGGAATCGGCGTCCCCCAGTAGCGCTGTCTCGAGATGCCCCAGTCTCTGAGCTGGTACTGGGTGGCGTGCTCGGCGCTCTCGATCTCTTCGGTCAGGCGCTCGCGTGCGGTTTCGCTGTCGAGACCCGAGTATTCGCCCGAGTTGACGAGGACGCCGTCGTCGGTGTAGGCTTCCTCCTGGACGTCCGACGCGCCGGGGACCGTCTCGCCGTCCCAGTTCTCCGGTTCGGGAGCGACGACGGGGACGATGTCCTCGCCCATCTTCGTCGCGAACGCGTGGTCGCGCTCGTCGTGGCCCGGGACAGCCATCAGCGCACCCGTCCCGACGTCCGAGAGGACGAAATCGGCGACGTAGACCGGAATCTCCTCGCCCGTGGCGGGGTTGGTGGCGGACAGATCGGTGGCGACGCCGTTCGGTTCGTCGCCCTCGGGGTCGGCCTCGTGTTCGACGAAGTGACGGACGTCCTCGTCCTCCTCGACCAGTTCCTGGCTGATCGGGTGGTCCGGGGCGAGCGCGAAGTACGTCGCGCCAAAGAGCGTGTCGACGCGGGTCGTGAACGCCCGGACGTCCCCGTGGCCTTCGATTTCGAAATCGAGTTCGGTCCCGTGCTGGCGACCGATCCAGTTACGCTGCATCTGGCGGACCGAGTTCGGCCACCCCTCCAGGTCGTCGATGGCCTCGAGCAACTCGTCGGCGTACTCCGTAATTCGGAGGAACCACTGCTCGAGTTCGCGGGTCTCGACGGGGGTGTCACAACGCCAGCAGAGTTCGGCCTCGCCCTCGACCTGTTCGT
This region of Natronosalvus halobius genomic DNA includes:
- the leuS gene encoding leucine--tRNA ligase produces the protein MSDSGYDHATVERRWQEAWDDANVYRTPDDVEDPTYVLGMYPYPSGKLHMGHVRNYTITDAYARYRRMRGDDVLHPMGWDAFGLPAENAAKERDTNPRDWTFDCIDTMRGQMESMGFGYDWDREIATCTPEYYRWNQWLFTRFHEEGLVERRDAEVNWCPHCETVLADEQVEGEAELCWRCDTPVETRELEQWFLRITEYADELLEAIDDLEGWPNSVRQMQRNWIGRQHGTELDFEIEGHGDVRAFTTRVDTLFGATYFALAPDHPISQELVEEDEDVRHFVEHEADPEGDEPNGVATDLSATNPATGEEIPVYVADFVLSDVGTGALMAVPGHDERDHAFATKMGEDIVPVVAPEPENWDGETVPGASDVQEEAYTDDGVLVNSGEYSGLDSETARERLTEEIESAEHATQYQLRDWGISRQRYWGTPIPVVHCADCGPVMVPEEDLPVELPEFINTTGNPLDAAEQWKETACPDCGGPAERETDTMDTFVDSSWYFLRYVSPDLEDAPFDIERANDWMPVDQYVGGIEHAVMHLLYSRFFTKVLSDHEGLEHREPFTNLLAQGMVQLEGEKMSKSKGNTVSPQRIVEEYGADTARLFMMQAAQPERDFDWSEEGVRSTYAFLTRLQGMVQDYVADAPAGEDDAVASYVESEIDATLAIAAEKYADLTFNRALRETQDLVRTLRQYADYAEPHAETYERGLSAVVRLLAPVAPHLAEELYEQLEDEDGGFVVEAGWPTATVDRDHVEKRRKLVENTREDVRQIVDVAGIDDPQEIDVVVAPDWKYDALEIAVESDADNLIGELMQESHIREQGDAAASYGQDLQAEREALSTTLDPDEEHAALESAAWLIEREFDAPVSVVRAEDADDSVLSNAEPGRPAIEIEE